One window of the Leptospira koniambonensis genome contains the following:
- a CDS encoding acyl-CoA dehydrogenase family protein, translating into MFLNPYLTSSDLEFYETVKDFAKERVLPSVEDRDEHGVWGDDIWKEMGSMGLLGIPTPEEFGGQGGTCLQCCIAQEAFNAGSLDGGFGLSWGAHMIIGTLPILFQGTEAQKKKYLPKLASGEWIAGLALTEPDSGSDAAAMNTFATKVDGGFILNGSKLFITNGPNGQVFIVMARTTKSRGPMGVSAFIVESHMKGFHISKVLKKLGHNTSMTAELSFQDMFVPDENLLGPLNSGFVRIGKGTLEWERTVLVAAVPGGMEFGLELSLDYAWKRHQFGKPILSFFGVQEKIARNWAYLCASRRLIYFVANKKDQDPTASLPFESSALKVFVTETAEEVASDAVQIHGGMGYMRECHVSRQYRDVRLGTIGGGTTEVQKSIISSTYKGFEKLMGVLEQSQPEEIRAKAEKILAGSPEEKVLTAAKELLKAAGEHSDRKKKQALEFGFADLAVFVTTVQLGFWDTANSTSEYKSEDRQRDLKILTFYAGCRFFKSVHFLKELDAEKTKNLMRLFSELPSVEKEVADCVEFLKNGVLGAQLEFA; encoded by the coding sequence ATGTTTTTAAATCCGTATTTAACGTCCTCTGATCTGGAATTTTACGAAACCGTAAAGGACTTTGCTAAAGAAAGAGTATTACCTTCGGTCGAAGATCGAGACGAACACGGCGTATGGGGAGACGATATCTGGAAGGAAATGGGAAGTATGGGCCTACTCGGCATTCCTACTCCTGAAGAATTTGGAGGCCAGGGTGGAACTTGTCTTCAATGTTGTATTGCTCAAGAAGCGTTTAACGCAGGTTCTCTGGACGGAGGATTTGGACTTTCTTGGGGAGCCCATATGATCATTGGGACTCTTCCAATTCTTTTCCAAGGAACGGAAGCCCAAAAGAAAAAATACCTTCCTAAACTTGCATCAGGAGAATGGATCGCGGGTCTTGCATTAACTGAGCCTGATTCTGGTTCGGATGCAGCTGCAATGAATACATTCGCTACTAAGGTAGATGGAGGTTTCATTCTAAACGGAAGCAAACTGTTTATCACCAATGGACCGAACGGACAAGTGTTCATCGTAATGGCGAGAACAACTAAGTCCAGAGGACCAATGGGAGTTTCTGCATTCATAGTAGAATCTCATATGAAAGGATTTCATATAAGTAAAGTTCTTAAGAAGTTAGGGCATAATACTTCCATGACTGCAGAACTTTCTTTCCAAGATATGTTCGTGCCTGATGAAAATCTTTTAGGCCCACTAAACTCAGGATTCGTTCGTATCGGAAAAGGAACTTTAGAATGGGAAAGAACAGTTCTAGTCGCTGCTGTTCCAGGCGGAATGGAATTTGGATTAGAACTTTCTTTGGATTATGCATGGAAGCGTCACCAATTCGGAAAACCGATCTTATCCTTCTTCGGAGTACAAGAGAAGATCGCACGTAACTGGGCATATCTATGTGCTTCCAGAAGATTGATCTATTTCGTAGCAAATAAGAAAGACCAGGATCCAACAGCAAGCCTTCCATTTGAAAGTTCTGCATTAAAAGTTTTTGTTACAGAAACCGCTGAAGAGGTGGCAAGCGACGCAGTTCAGATCCACGGTGGAATGGGTTACATGAGAGAATGCCATGTAAGCCGCCAATACAGAGACGTAAGACTTGGTACAATCGGTGGAGGAACTACTGAAGTTCAAAAAAGCATTATATCCTCTACCTACAAAGGTTTCGAAAAGTTGATGGGAGTTTTAGAACAATCTCAACCGGAAGAGATCAGAGCTAAGGCAGAAAAAATCCTAGCAGGTTCTCCGGAAGAAAAAGTCCTTACTGCGGCAAAAGAATTACTTAAAGCAGCAGGAGAACATTCTGACAGAAAGAAAAAACAAGCTTTAGAATTCGGATTTGCTGATCTTGCAGTATTCGTTACCACAGTTCAGTTAGGATTCTGGGATACTGCAAATTCTACTTCTGAATACAAATCGGAAGATAGACAAAGGGATCTAAAAATACTTACCTTCTACGCTGGTTGTAGATTTTTCAAAAGTGTACATTTCTTAAAAGAATTGGATGCAGAAAAAACTAAAAACCTGATGAGACTTTTCTCCGAACTTCCTTCTGTGGAAAAAGAAGTGGCTGATTGTGTAGAGTTCCTGAAAAACGGGGTCTTAGGCGCACAGTTAGAGTTCGCTTAA
- a CDS encoding AMP-dependent synthetase/ligase has protein sequence METDQKYFYDMLEKTASKFPNKESFSRRTKDGIKGRTFSEMKSLTDSLIAGLIEEGVQKDDKILYLCDSSQNWIIGDIAIISAGAVSVPRGTDVVDEDILYIVNHSESKYAIVQKEKDKQRLINLGSKLPSLKKVFVIEDDIGDLKSGADTIQGLIEKGKSNLSKDPGIVRKRLQEKSPNELATLIYTSGTTGAPKGVMLTQTGWISAVEKVIGFVQLTSADSGVSLLPPWHAFERAIEYCILELGAGFLVSNISNLKEDLKEFQPTLFPSVPRIWESLYNGIMNKVSKESGLKRGVFNFCLKIGNLWAVQKGVLFGYDFRIEKPNFIVWTFSKLSSLVFLILLSPLKLLALLVFKPIHSALGGKLRVSVSAGSALPSVVDKFLSSIGLIVLEGYGMTETSAVLSIRKPKQPSPGTVGTPIQGYECILKDEHGKLVPQGGKGSLWVKSKQVLMGYYKRPELNDVVFDKNGFFDTGDIMRFNYRGELVFAGRAKDTIVLAGGENVEPVPIEDQLLNSPYVNQVMVTGHEAKHLVVLIVPDFERLKAEFPELPEDANVWNSHPKIREIFKKEVSDRISRKTGFKSFELVPQNAFYVIPRPFDPDKEMTRTLKIKRNEILESFKKEVSDLTKN, from the coding sequence TTGGAAACTGATCAAAAATATTTTTACGATATGCTGGAAAAGACGGCATCTAAATTTCCGAATAAGGAAAGTTTTTCCCGGAGAACCAAAGACGGAATTAAAGGAAGGACATTTTCAGAAATGAAGTCCTTAACTGATTCTTTAATCGCAGGTTTGATCGAAGAAGGAGTTCAGAAAGATGATAAGATCTTATATCTTTGTGACTCTAGTCAGAATTGGATTATAGGTGATATCGCGATAATCTCTGCAGGTGCCGTTTCCGTTCCGAGAGGAACAGACGTAGTGGACGAAGATATATTATATATTGTTAATCATTCTGAAAGTAAATACGCGATCGTCCAAAAAGAAAAAGATAAACAAAGATTGATCAACCTTGGTTCTAAACTTCCAAGTTTGAAAAAAGTTTTTGTGATCGAAGATGATATAGGCGATCTTAAATCAGGAGCCGATACGATCCAAGGTTTGATCGAAAAAGGAAAATCAAATCTTTCCAAAGATCCTGGAATTGTTCGTAAAAGACTCCAGGAAAAATCTCCAAACGAACTTGCGACTCTGATCTATACATCCGGAACAACAGGCGCTCCTAAAGGAGTAATGCTCACTCAAACTGGTTGGATCTCTGCTGTAGAAAAAGTAATTGGATTTGTTCAATTGACTTCTGCTGATTCAGGCGTAAGTCTTCTTCCTCCTTGGCATGCTTTTGAAAGAGCAATTGAATATTGTATCTTAGAATTAGGCGCTGGGTTCCTAGTTTCTAATATCAGCAATTTGAAAGAAGATCTGAAGGAATTCCAACCTACATTATTCCCTTCTGTTCCAAGGATCTGGGAATCTTTATATAATGGAATTATGAATAAGGTTTCAAAGGAATCCGGTTTAAAAAGAGGAGTATTTAATTTCTGTTTGAAGATCGGAAACCTTTGGGCAGTCCAAAAAGGAGTTCTATTCGGTTATGATTTCAGGATAGAAAAACCGAATTTTATCGTCTGGACCTTCTCAAAATTATCCTCTTTGGTCTTTCTTATTTTATTATCTCCTCTCAAGTTACTCGCACTTTTGGTGTTTAAACCGATTCACAGTGCCCTTGGAGGAAAGTTAAGAGTTTCTGTTTCTGCAGGAAGTGCACTTCCTTCTGTAGTGGATAAATTTTTATCTTCTATCGGGTTAATCGTTTTAGAAGGATATGGAATGACTGAGACTTCTGCAGTACTTTCCATTCGTAAGCCTAAACAACCTTCTCCTGGAACTGTAGGAACTCCAATACAAGGATATGAATGTATTCTCAAGGACGAACATGGTAAGTTGGTTCCTCAAGGTGGAAAAGGAAGCCTTTGGGTAAAATCCAAACAGGTCCTTATGGGTTATTACAAACGCCCTGAGTTGAACGATGTTGTTTTTGATAAAAATGGATTCTTTGATACCGGAGATATCATGCGTTTCAATTATAGAGGCGAATTGGTATTTGCAGGAAGAGCAAAGGATACTATAGTGCTTGCCGGAGGAGAAAATGTGGAGCCAGTTCCTATAGAGGATCAGCTTTTAAATTCTCCTTATGTGAACCAAGTAATGGTAACTGGTCATGAGGCAAAACATTTGGTAGTTCTGATCGTTCCGGATTTCGAAAGATTGAAGGCAGAGTTTCCTGAACTGCCAGAGGATGCGAATGTTTGGAATTCCCATCCCAAAATTAGAGAGATCTTTAAGAAGGAAGTTTCGGATAGAATATCTCGTAAAACAGGATTCAAATCTTTCGAGTTAGTTCCTCAAAATGCATTCTATGTTATTCCAAGACCGTTTGATCCGGACAAGGAAATGACCAGAACCTTAAAGATAAAAAGAAACGAAATATTAGAAAGTTTTAAAAAAGAAGTTTCCGATCTAACTAAAAATTAG
- the ligA gene encoding NAD-dependent DNA ligase LigA has translation MPKKAPAKKTSSKKAEPTEVSKKVSVDLPKDSKQAAKEMRSLEEQIRHHQYLYYVKNTPKISDYDFDQIFKRLQAFEEAFPKLADPASPTLSVGSDLDKNFEKFTHKLPVLSLENTYNEEELMEWIQKTGQDELYSVEWKIDGASLMLYYENGILANGVTRGTGGIGDDVTENIRTIRSIPLRLAEKVSIYLRGEVYMTFSDFEEFNEASEGRYANPRNLSSGSLKQKNSSDVAKRPLRIFTYDAFFPGSKAKFKTHQEVMKKAEDLKFPLPPDTKLLKGSEIPAAIKDFKKKKENIGFPTDGLVIKLNDLSKREALGYTSHSPRWARAYKFDALMKESKIVGIDYAVGRTGKITPRAEVEPISLAGTTVTFATLHNQDYIDELGVGIGAIVRISKRGEIIPAVEEVVTPGKEVFKIPLRCPCCGTKTEKKQDSVDYFCPNPECPDRVKNGIIFYCSRKQMDIEGLGEKQVEFLYDQKYIKDIADLYSLNAHKEKLMEEEGYGEKSVSIILKGIEESKKKDFRFVLSSLGLREIGPKVAELLTENGYDTIDSIISAAKNPKKLENVLEIPGIGPSTIEAIQENFTDKRILSLIDRLKKAGLKMKADPIEKSDKQPFAGQSWCVSGSFENFQPRDKAMDLVVYYGGKKVGSISSKTTHLLAGPGAGSKLDKAQELGVQVISEDEFLKLLKQNGIKI, from the coding sequence ATGCCTAAAAAAGCCCCGGCTAAAAAGACCTCCTCTAAAAAAGCGGAGCCAACCGAAGTATCTAAAAAAGTTTCTGTAGATCTGCCAAAGGATTCCAAGCAGGCCGCAAAAGAAATGCGCTCGTTAGAAGAGCAGATCCGTCATCATCAATATTTATACTACGTTAAAAACACTCCTAAGATTTCTGATTATGATTTTGATCAGATATTCAAAAGGCTCCAAGCTTTTGAAGAAGCATTCCCAAAATTAGCAGATCCTGCTAGTCCTACTTTAAGTGTAGGTTCCGATTTGGACAAAAACTTTGAGAAGTTCACTCATAAACTTCCTGTTCTTTCTTTGGAAAATACGTACAACGAAGAAGAGCTAATGGAATGGATCCAAAAAACAGGGCAGGATGAGCTGTATTCCGTCGAATGGAAAATCGATGGCGCTTCTCTAATGCTATATTATGAAAATGGAATTCTTGCTAACGGGGTGACCAGGGGCACAGGAGGAATAGGAGATGATGTTACTGAAAACATTAGAACCATTCGTTCTATTCCACTCAGATTAGCCGAAAAAGTTTCTATTTATCTAAGAGGAGAAGTGTATATGACTTTCTCCGACTTTGAAGAATTTAACGAGGCTTCTGAAGGGAGATATGCAAATCCTCGAAACTTATCTTCAGGTTCTTTGAAGCAGAAAAATTCTTCGGATGTTGCAAAACGGCCTCTTAGAATATTTACTTACGACGCATTTTTTCCAGGTTCCAAAGCAAAATTCAAAACTCACCAAGAAGTAATGAAAAAGGCAGAAGATCTAAAATTCCCTCTGCCACCTGATACTAAATTACTGAAAGGTTCTGAGATCCCAGCTGCTATCAAAGACTTTAAGAAGAAAAAAGAGAATATTGGATTTCCTACAGACGGACTCGTGATCAAACTAAACGATCTTTCTAAAAGAGAGGCCTTAGGTTATACTTCCCATTCTCCTCGTTGGGCTCGTGCCTACAAATTCGATGCTTTGATGAAAGAAAGTAAGATCGTAGGTATCGATTACGCTGTAGGAAGAACTGGAAAGATCACTCCAAGAGCTGAAGTCGAACCAATTAGCTTAGCGGGAACTACGGTAACATTCGCTACATTACATAACCAAGATTATATTGATGAGTTGGGAGTTGGGATCGGAGCAATCGTAAGAATTTCCAAAAGAGGGGAAATCATTCCTGCTGTTGAGGAAGTAGTTACTCCAGGAAAAGAAGTTTTCAAAATTCCACTTCGTTGTCCTTGCTGCGGCACTAAGACTGAAAAGAAACAAGACTCCGTAGATTATTTCTGCCCAAATCCAGAATGTCCTGATCGAGTGAAGAATGGGATCATATTCTATTGTTCTCGCAAACAAATGGATATAGAAGGTTTAGGGGAGAAGCAGGTAGAATTTTTATACGACCAAAAGTATATCAAAGATATCGCTGACCTTTATTCTCTGAATGCACATAAAGAAAAGTTAATGGAAGAAGAAGGATACGGAGAAAAGAGCGTATCTATCATTTTAAAAGGAATCGAAGAATCCAAGAAAAAGGATTTTAGATTTGTACTTTCTTCATTAGGCTTGAGGGAAATTGGTCCTAAGGTTGCGGAACTTCTGACAGAGAATGGGTATGATACGATCGATTCTATCATCTCCGCTGCTAAAAATCCCAAGAAGCTGGAAAACGTTTTGGAAATTCCAGGTATAGGACCTTCTACAATAGAAGCTATCCAGGAAAATTTTACTGATAAAAGAATTCTTTCTCTTATTGATCGTTTGAAAAAAGCAGGACTTAAAATGAAGGCGGATCCGATCGAAAAATCGGACAAACAACCTTTTGCAGGACAGAGCTGGTGTGTATCCGGTTCTTTTGAAAATTTCCAACCTAGAGATAAGGCAATGGATCTGGTCGTTTATTATGGCGGCAAAAAAGTAGGATCTATCTCTTCTAAAACAACTCACCTTTTGGCAGGACCGGGTGCCGGTTCTAAATTGGACAAGGCACAAGAATTAGGAGTGCAGGTTATATCTGAGGATGAGTTTTTAAAACTTCTAAAACAAAACGGGATCAAGATCTAA
- a CDS encoding suppressor of fused domain protein: protein MNQTAEPNILYQEANPYGSLTAYLEDDGRTVYLYLQAEESPDFAIKSVWVCNRIDAPKTRTDLDLRSGLAPFLTEEEVSDPKGQPEFDPKEIHFIWSEEGNGVSLFYKEELIAYLPPWSGIKGFHGYSKFAKMDTITAYPLGNTEFGVIPDRINQDRSFWEYRSTKGIWKNIQESRLAYLEYVFGKHDKYWSADGGKYPQLGIVRFAPKNMPGVYVYSTVGMSAQNLPSVELYRKDYENYARIELVCAVKVSDEDRSESWVPHQIGEIIRYPWVIGKWFGHGHSIAMNRRDPEALYLSFSSFVIREIGKEEGFPELTELKSERGNPIKFLAMIPVSEEERVYIEEKGAEDFFSLLDSTQSKWIHNPERQSTI, encoded by the coding sequence ATGAATCAAACTGCTGAACCTAATATTTTATACCAAGAAGCAAATCCTTACGGATCCTTAACCGCGTATCTAGAAGACGACGGAAGAACTGTTTATCTTTATCTACAAGCAGAAGAAAGCCCTGACTTCGCGATAAAATCTGTTTGGGTATGCAATCGGATCGATGCACCTAAAACAAGAACCGATCTAGATCTAAGATCGGGACTTGCACCATTCTTAACAGAAGAAGAAGTTTCTGATCCTAAAGGCCAACCTGAGTTTGATCCCAAAGAGATCCATTTCATTTGGTCTGAAGAAGGAAATGGAGTCTCCTTATTCTATAAAGAAGAACTGATCGCATATCTCCCTCCTTGGTCCGGTATCAAAGGATTTCATGGATATTCTAAATTTGCAAAAATGGATACAATCACTGCGTATCCATTAGGTAACACAGAATTCGGAGTGATCCCAGATCGTATCAATCAAGACAGAAGTTTTTGGGAATATAGATCTACTAAAGGGATTTGGAAGAATATACAAGAGTCAAGACTTGCTTATCTAGAATACGTATTTGGTAAACATGATAAGTATTGGTCTGCAGATGGTGGAAAATATCCACAACTAGGTATCGTAAGATTCGCTCCAAAGAATATGCCTGGTGTTTATGTATATTCTACCGTAGGAATGAGCGCACAAAATCTTCCTTCAGTTGAATTGTACAGAAAAGATTATGAGAACTACGCAAGAATAGAATTAGTCTGTGCAGTAAAAGTTTCAGATGAAGATAGATCAGAAAGTTGGGTTCCGCACCAAATTGGAGAGATCATTCGTTATCCTTGGGTCATTGGTAAATGGTTTGGTCATGGACATTCTATCGCGATGAATAGAAGAGATCCAGAAGCTTTGTACTTAAGTTTTAGTTCTTTTGTTATCAGAGAGATAGGAAAAGAAGAAGGATTCCCTGAATTGACTGAATTAAAGTCTGAAAGAGGAAATCCGATCAAATTTCTGGCTATGATCCCTGTTTCAGAGGAAGAAAGGGTCTATATAGAAGAAAAAGGCGCTGAAGACTTCTTTTCCTTATTAGATTCCACTCAATCTAAGTGGATCCATAATCCAGAGAGACAATCTACGATCTGA
- a CDS encoding thiolase C-terminal domain-containing protein: protein MSFPVLLGVADSTTKDFSEEEYKSWSGSQKVFQHYKKSISTLLDFLGMKNETLSSEITDFVSIEAASLGKGGYGHTVRIANELGYTGMKAHVIDLGGASVTGAIGQARTILADNPDAVVLVAAADIPKSAFRQVSDLKMVNETVCHPEFELDNGATLIAMYGLMMKRMMFEDGISLDDLKEITQKFRSNAIGNPRAFYYGQEITEKQMSRPISDPYPTPMIAIVTDHGFATILVSEKKAEEWKTKGLIRKDLQPLHLVGASHAAHSEYFILKGGFDSPSRNSAERLFAQSGYQREEVDYAWIYDCFPGQVIQQSAQYFKLSKKDVVNALKTSSLKLSNGKQIPINQMGGILNYQAAMSISAATGLVDIAVQYGLYAQSSAIGKVPAHSPKVSLLGGNGGIDSINSIALFSSERPSSDRKSRSPELSPLTLNTPGADIGEEGVIWSSTTVNMNPGFSWKPPYSLALIKLAENRFVLANIHEKDGTMRKSGDELQYDRTRVKIEKEGRRWKALLL, encoded by the coding sequence ATGAGTTTTCCCGTTCTATTAGGAGTCGCTGACAGTACGACCAAAGATTTTTCGGAAGAAGAATACAAATCGTGGAGCGGGTCTCAAAAAGTTTTTCAACATTATAAAAAATCCATAAGCACTCTTTTGGATTTTCTTGGAATGAAGAATGAAACATTATCTTCTGAGATCACTGACTTCGTAAGTATAGAAGCGGCCTCCTTAGGAAAAGGTGGTTACGGACATACAGTACGTATTGCTAATGAACTAGGATATACTGGAATGAAAGCCCATGTGATAGACCTGGGAGGTGCCAGTGTTACTGGAGCAATTGGACAAGCAAGGACCATCTTAGCAGATAATCCAGACGCAGTTGTGTTAGTTGCTGCAGCGGATATTCCTAAATCAGCATTCCGTCAAGTTTCAGATCTAAAGATGGTAAACGAAACAGTATGTCATCCTGAATTCGAATTAGATAACGGTGCAACCCTCATCGCAATGTACGGACTCATGATGAAAAGAATGATGTTCGAAGATGGGATCAGCCTAGATGATCTGAAAGAGATCACTCAAAAATTCAGATCCAATGCAATCGGAAATCCAAGAGCATTCTATTATGGACAAGAGATTACAGAAAAACAAATGTCTCGTCCTATCTCTGATCCTTATCCTACTCCAATGATCGCTATCGTAACAGATCATGGATTTGCTACTATCTTAGTTTCTGAAAAAAAAGCAGAAGAATGGAAAACTAAAGGCCTGATCCGTAAGGATCTTCAACCTCTACATCTTGTGGGAGCTTCTCATGCAGCTCACAGTGAATATTTCATTTTGAAAGGTGGGTTTGATTCTCCGTCTAGAAATTCTGCGGAAAGACTTTTTGCTCAATCAGGTTACCAAAGAGAAGAAGTAGACTATGCTTGGATCTATGATTGTTTTCCAGGTCAGGTAATCCAACAATCAGCTCAATATTTTAAATTGAGCAAAAAAGACGTTGTTAATGCACTCAAAACTTCTTCATTAAAACTTTCTAATGGAAAGCAGATCCCTATCAATCAGATGGGTGGGATCTTGAATTACCAAGCTGCAATGTCCATCTCTGCCGCTACAGGGCTTGTAGATATCGCTGTACAATACGGATTATATGCACAGTCTTCGGCTATTGGAAAAGTTCCGGCACATTCTCCGAAGGTATCACTCTTGGGAGGGAATGGTGGAATAGACAGTATCAATTCTATTGCTTTATTCTCATCGGAACGTCCTTCAAGCGATAGAAAATCTAGATCTCCTGAACTTTCTCCTCTTACGTTAAACACACCAGGTGCAGATATTGGTGAAGAAGGTGTCATCTGGTCTTCTACAACCGTTAACATGAATCCAGGATTCTCTTGGAAGCCTCCTTATTCTTTAGCTCTGATCAAGTTGGCAGAAAATCGTTTCGTTCTTGCAAACATCCACGAGAAGGATGGGACGATGCGCAAGTCCGGGGACGAACTGCAATACGACAGAACTCGGGTGAAGATCGAAAAAGAAGGCAGAAGATGGAAGGCTTTACTTTTATAA
- a CDS encoding MaoC family dehydratase, with product MYERGKTYDEIQIGDKGSFTKTITETDIYLFAGISGDFNPLHVDEEYAKTTAFGTRIAHGGLAASLLAPVLGMKLPGLGTVALETLTKFRKPVYPGDTITCTVTVKEKIPRLKAVSMNIEWTNQKKEIIGKGECKVLPPSAQA from the coding sequence ATGTACGAAAGAGGAAAGACTTACGACGAAATACAAATAGGAGATAAGGGGAGTTTCACAAAAACGATTACTGAAACAGATATCTATCTGTTCGCAGGGATCAGCGGGGATTTTAATCCTTTGCATGTGGACGAAGAATATGCAAAGACCACTGCGTTCGGAACAAGGATCGCTCACGGTGGACTTGCAGCATCTCTATTAGCTCCTGTACTCGGGATGAAACTTCCTGGGTTAGGTACAGTCGCTTTAGAAACATTAACAAAGTTCCGCAAACCTGTGTATCCTGGAGATACGATTACTTGTACAGTCACGGTGAAAGAAAAAATCCCAAGACTGAAAGCTGTCTCCATGAACATAGAGTGGACCAATCAAAAAAAAGAGATCATTGGCAAGGGAGAATGTAAAGTTCTACCTCCTTCTGCCCAAGCTTAG
- a CDS encoding M23 family metallopeptidase codes for MEKMIKKRIDQVKEKGHQRLTVLLIPHGFDKSFHFQISIFTIFFLVGLLFAIVGIAVLGIVRYNNTRIQINALASVYGKYFDEYIEYSEKLGDIRDDFASLNENLQEVHSLIDGESDELLKLPDESDSEDLAATELKVEEAVDKDLMLGRSYLSEIYGYRSVRVSMEKNKALVDSVFNFLDSRYGIMNSLPFGEPLLSYNLTSYYGMRRSPTFGYMEFHDGVDLANVPGTDIAATGDGRVYRAIYSNRGYGNHIVIAHANGYYSLYGHCTSLKVREGEYVHKGQRIATVGATGNVTGPHLHYEVWIGESNRTDPMDYMKVGFGQY; via the coding sequence ATGGAAAAGATGATAAAAAAACGCATCGACCAGGTAAAAGAAAAAGGTCACCAAAGGCTGACAGTTCTTTTGATCCCCCATGGGTTCGATAAGTCCTTCCATTTCCAAATTTCTATCTTCACTATCTTCTTCTTAGTAGGATTATTGTTTGCGATCGTTGGTATCGCAGTTTTAGGAATTGTTCGTTATAATAATACCAGGATTCAGATCAACGCACTCGCTTCCGTTTATGGAAAGTACTTCGATGAGTATATCGAATACAGCGAAAAGTTAGGAGATATCCGAGATGATTTCGCAAGTCTGAACGAAAATTTACAAGAAGTCCATTCTTTGATCGATGGTGAGTCGGATGAGTTACTTAAACTTCCAGATGAGTCAGACTCAGAGGACTTGGCTGCAACTGAACTAAAGGTAGAAGAAGCAGTAGATAAGGATCTTATGCTCGGAAGATCTTATCTTTCTGAAATTTATGGATATCGTTCTGTAAGAGTTTCCATGGAGAAGAACAAGGCTCTTGTGGATTCAGTATTCAACTTTTTAGATTCCAGATATGGTATCATGAACTCTCTCCCATTCGGAGAACCATTATTATCTTATAATTTAACTTCTTATTATGGAATGAGAAGATCTCCTACTTTTGGATACATGGAATTCCATGACGGAGTAGACTTAGCAAACGTTCCAGGCACCGATATTGCTGCAACTGGAGACGGAAGAGTTTATAGAGCAATTTACTCGAATAGAGGATACGGAAATCATATAGTGATCGCTCATGCAAACGGATACTATAGTTTGTATGGTCACTGCACTTCCTTAAAAGTGAGAGAAGGTGAATATGTCCATAAAGGACAGAGGATTGCTACTGTGGGAGCCACAGGAAACGTAACAGGTCCTCACCTTCATTATGAAGTATGGATCGGAGAATCAAACCGCACCGATCCTATGGATTATATGAAAGTAGGTTTCGGCCAATATTAA
- a CDS encoding cysteine-rich CWC family protein, translated as MTQKKCPQCSSILECGVDQGTCWCFDIRLDGEALKNIREMYEDCLCKDCLTRFETNVVNQKI; from the coding sequence ATGACGCAAAAGAAATGCCCTCAATGTTCCAGCATTTTAGAATGTGGAGTGGACCAAGGAACTTGTTGGTGTTTTGATATTCGTTTAGATGGGGAAGCTTTGAAGAATATAAGAGAAATGTATGAAGACTGCTTATGCAAAGATTGTTTAACTCGTTTTGAAACGAACGTAGTTAATCAAAAAATTTGA